TGGCGGTTCGAACGGGTTATACGCCATGGAACTCGTGTATGCcggaattgggttatcaaaacccatagGCGGGGGTTGCGGTGCAACTGGTTGCGAAGGCCCACCCATTTGTGGATCTTCTTGatgtggcgggtagtggctggcACTTGATTGGCGTGGAGAACTCAAATGAAAGTCTCCTGTTCGCACAGATATGCGCGCTCcggttctcctacgccttggtggtTGCGGGGGTGccggttgaactggtggcggaggaggtggtggcgtgactgccacgaacCTTGGATCCTCAGGGGAAtcttgttgctgctgttgctgctgctgaggcggCGAATGGCGAGGAGGCGTATAGTACCATTCGTGCCTGGTAAACATGGCTTGAAAGCTATCAGGACCAACATAGGGCGATCCGTGAAAGGAAGATCCGTCAgagatctctatcgggtggtttggtgtgcCCCTGGCAGGCTCGAcagggtccgtatcctcgtccatgtcgtCCGCATGATCTCCAGAGAAATGATCCTCTGGACCTAATGGGTTAAAATTTCCTGGTTCTTGTAGGAAGTTTGCCGGGTTAAACCGGCCCCTAAAAACTGGTGTAGGGTCACCGAAGGAGTTGTGCGATAAGGATCGCTGTAATGGTATGTATGAAGGTTGAGGGTTGCTGGCCTCGTAATCCGATCGTGGCCCATAAGGGTTAGGAGGTGTTGAACTGTGTGAGACCGACCGTCGAgctggctcaaagaggttcctccggTTCTGCTGGGGATCGTCACTCTCCGTGGTGGATGGAGCTCTCGCATTCGAGGGTCCAGCTTCATCATTATTGGGGGCGGTGATTGGCCCCTTGCCCCTTCCTCTTCTCCTGAAGAATCTTGGCGGCATTTTGGCAATTCCTGTCAATATGGCATGAGATAACCAAACAAAATATATGCAAAAATAAAGGTCAAATTAATAGCAGAATTTGTCCTAGGTTTTAAGTCTAGACTCGAAGTTTAGAATTGTGCAATTGTGTagctgagattaaacacaaaaggctagtgtttaattcactcagtgttggctctgataccaacctgtcacaccccgatttccacgtgtcaccggtgggcccggtgggggagtatcgtgacgtggttggcaacgtaatagtcaaacaacacaatttaataatgcacagcggaagcaaatttAAAATAAGATACAACCGAATTTATTTATTGTAATCAAAGTCACAATATCCGGTGTTTATCCACAGTAGGATCGAAACAAAATAACATTTATAGTTCAACAGACTTCtggcatcctaagcttgcgagactttttaTTGATGCTTAGGAGACAATCCAGCCaatttcgcttagtacctgcattcagtctttttgggaaaatacgtcagtttacactggtaaatacaatcaaccgactcattttggaaaatgattaaaaattggtttggatgcgcAAGGCATAAACATTtatttaacttgggagaattatttaacattataatcttgtgaacgaattacatgttacttatgcgttcagtagcccggatcttgtccgggttaaagatcaatagacacaccactttaaGTGAGTTATACACGGgagtacgcctacaccccgtgctcaggtcgtggccatctcgtaagatgatgccaaggatatccgggacatggtcattaaccccccaaaggctgtaaagtaaacaagactgtttaaacgagccgatcaaattattcaactacCCACTAAGCGTGGAGATtcgatgctcgatcaagcggtacgctatgtaccgtaacccaagcccgtatagggaaaataagttgagagtatttacctgatgcaagtattaatcacaataagcaaaatgcacgtagcttttactggttctcctaatctggaacgaaggtttaatataacctattagaatactaacgggtctttaattaagcttaagcttagaccggtcagttttaacgatacggttcgtacgcacgattaagcgaagaccggatagaatatgatttagacccgacaagtttgatgACTTGTTTAATATGAGTTTACTATTCACATTCTGggttttgagataaaaatgatatcgtttgacccgtttcggctagtttatgcaaactagttacataaaccgaaccgaaccgaacgcgtataatgcataacgggtaaccgaaaGGGTCgcgaacaggtttcctaagttaatacgCTTCAATTATGTTGTGATATCATTATGATATCttccataatgcccataacgagtttaatccctaagcatgccccgtaggggtatttcggtcattttaagggttataaaagagatttataATACTTCTGAGATACGGGTCTGATTTAATCAGCAAAATTATTAATTTCAACAGACCACAACAGTTGGTGAAGAGTCTCATTTCCCAAAATGGCTTTTAAACCCAAAttatgcgtttaatacgcgtatgAAGCCGTTTTAAGCGACGTACGGTTTAAAATACCattctgagttttctgatcagcaAAACAGGCTCAAAAcactctatttattattttaaatcagtGGCAATTGGATTGGTATCAAACGGATTCGTAAAACTCGTTTTATGGCctaaaagggcatattcggtattaaccgaattaatGCGATAAGCCTAGCTTaagatcagtttaaaaataattaaaaatcttcaacaatcccaaaatattatttaacatcagtgggtaaaagtttttggtaccgaaaatcgggtttagataggctatgcgctaatcgcgccgtttaattaataaaaagcttatTATTTACGCTAATGCGCATATCTCTTAATCTAGACTTCCGATTGACGTGAAAATTTACGTACATGTTTAATGATCAGTAGCTAAGATTATTGTACTtccacattttcaaaattctcgttgTATGGTCATAAGGGCATTATGGTCCAATTTAAGCGATTAACGGGAACGTGTGCATGCATCGGATAATCAACGAAACAAGTACAGAGACTTATCCTATCATGCAACCCTACCCTAATGAAGCACTAAGGCATCTTCGAATCAAACTAAAGCGGGTCAGAaccgaagtcaaagcaaaagtcaaggtTTTGCgcctttcggttccgaaccgggtttAAACAGAAATTTGTCGAGTCGGGCAAGCGTAGACAAGTTTTTATACCTATTACCATGTTATATTAaggttaaaacaggttacacacctcTCGGATCATTAATCGTGCATTAAATCGTATTTTgtaattctgttgactttttcggTCAACGTTTGACTCGACAAACGACCTAGTTAGGTCTGGAATTGATACTTGCCCTTATAAGGGTTTGATACCCATATAATTACCTATCTAACGGTACGTTTAATTTGACATACGACTGAGCTATCGAcacttaatcacgaagtcaaccGTTAAGCACGATatattgacttttaagctatttATAAAGCTAGAATTAATTTagaagggttaggcaacttactaGATGATTAATGGTTGATTAGGAAGGCCCTTGATCTGCTTGTAAGCTCCTCCAATGCTCAGATTGCTTGTAAATGGTGTGAGGAAAGGTTGTGACTTGAAGGTCCTTTATATAGTGGATTAAGACACCATAGATGATTGACAAACATGTCTAGGACACCCCACAACTTATTGACACATGCCCTAGTGTTCTAGGGGGTGTTTTAGGGGCCAATGGGTGAAGAATGATCGATCAAAATGGAGTAACATGGCTGTGGCAGACAAGGGATCAAAAAAATAAAGTTTCTGACCAGATGTAGCAGTCGCGTAGCGCTACTGCATGAGCAGTTagtgctcgcgctacgcgagccccTAGGGTCATCCAACAAAACTTTTATtatttgcagttttggtccctggctCTTCAAACTTTGACTAGGCACTTGTTTATTGCAGTTTGAGCCCTCGTAATTAATCTATAAGGGCC
Above is a window of Helianthus annuus cultivar XRQ/B chromosome 14, HanXRQr2.0-SUNRISE, whole genome shotgun sequence DNA encoding:
- the LOC110885301 gene encoding extensin-like; this translates as MPPRFFRRRGRGKGPITAPNNDEAGPSNARAPSTTESDDPQQNRRNLFEPARRSVSHSSTPPNPYGPRSDYEASNPQPSYIPLQRSLSHNSFGDPTPVFRGRFNPANFLQEPGNFNPLGPEDHFSGDHADDMDEDTDPVEPARGTPNHPIEISDGSSFHGSPYVGPDSFQAMFTRHEWYYTPPRHSPPQQQQQQQQDSPEDPRFVAVTPPPPPPPVQPAPPQPPRRRRTGARISVRTGDFHLSSPRQSSASHYPPHQEDPQMGGPSQPVAPQPPPMGFDNPIPAYTSSMAYNPFEPPVHNNYNYAEADPYMITANYNTQGPYGDPWGVGYPTRGYPIPPRPIVRAQSQPPRFSPPEHEEILQRLDYVEREFHRERRERETFFQGLTSLIKGKSKKDR